A portion of the Gemmatimonas sp. genome contains these proteins:
- a CDS encoding 30S ribosomal protein S1, which yields MSTELSPELAAEIAAAEEADLNDDAPVYGKLTAREKRDLQKSQLRPLANRRPELYEEDEFTSDEYERMLELYNGTLASIEEGEIVKAHVLEIRENLVVLDIGFKSEGTIPLEEFKDMPDLKAGDEVEVLLEHLEDQEGSVVLSKKKADFMRVWERIRVAYESDQPVEGTLVKKIKGGVVVDLMGVDAFLPGSQIALRRVPNIDELLGQKYEFKIIKLNKRRRNIVVSRRVILETERAGKREKLMKELAKDQVRKGVVKNITDFGAFIDLGGVDGLLHITDMSWGRISHPSEMVQIGMELEIKVLDIDWERERISLGLKQLQSYPWKDVAAKYPVGTRVNGKVVSITNYGAFIELEPGIEGLVHISEMSWTRNVRHPSKIVSIGEAIEAVVLKVDETEEKISLGMKQTEQDPWVILPLKYPVGTRINGKVRNLTSFGAFVEIEPGIDGLIHISDMSWTKRVQHPSEVVKKGDAVDVVILNIDSENKRISLGLKQAEEDPWLRIGETYPVGTELPGKVVRLMDKGVVVDLGNDIEGFVPVSQLNPEGTVTNPADFAWETMNLVMRVLEVDPIHRRIVLAVTSVPEEQPPKPAEPSKVHSSEDELGL from the coding sequence ATGAGCACTGAACTGAGCCCCGAGCTCGCCGCTGAAATCGCCGCCGCCGAAGAAGCGGACCTCAACGACGATGCGCCCGTGTACGGCAAGCTGACGGCGCGCGAAAAGCGCGATCTGCAGAAGAGCCAGCTGCGCCCCCTCGCGAACCGCCGCCCTGAGCTGTACGAAGAGGACGAGTTCACGTCCGACGAGTACGAGCGCATGCTGGAGCTGTACAACGGCACGCTCGCGTCGATCGAAGAAGGGGAAATCGTCAAGGCGCACGTTCTCGAGATTCGCGAGAACCTGGTCGTGCTGGATATCGGCTTCAAGTCCGAAGGCACGATCCCGCTCGAAGAATTCAAGGACATGCCCGACCTCAAGGCGGGCGACGAAGTTGAAGTCCTGCTCGAGCATCTCGAGGATCAGGAAGGCTCGGTCGTCCTGTCCAAGAAGAAGGCCGACTTCATGCGCGTGTGGGAGCGCATCCGCGTAGCCTACGAGAGCGACCAGCCGGTCGAGGGCACCCTCGTCAAGAAGATCAAGGGTGGCGTGGTCGTTGACCTCATGGGCGTCGACGCGTTCCTCCCGGGCTCGCAGATCGCGCTGCGCCGCGTGCCCAACATCGACGAGCTGCTGGGACAGAAGTACGAGTTCAAGATCATCAAGCTCAACAAGCGTCGTCGCAACATCGTGGTGTCGCGTCGCGTGATCCTCGAGACCGAACGCGCGGGCAAGCGCGAGAAGCTCATGAAGGAGCTCGCGAAGGATCAGGTGCGCAAGGGCGTCGTCAAGAACATCACCGACTTCGGTGCATTCATCGATCTCGGTGGCGTGGATGGCCTGCTGCACATCACCGACATGTCGTGGGGCCGCATCTCGCATCCGAGCGAGATGGTCCAGATCGGCATGGAGCTCGAGATCAAGGTGCTGGATATCGATTGGGAGCGTGAGCGCATCTCGCTCGGCCTCAAGCAGCTCCAGAGCTACCCGTGGAAGGACGTGGCCGCCAAGTACCCGGTGGGGACGCGCGTCAACGGCAAGGTCGTGTCGATCACGAACTACGGCGCGTTCATCGAGCTCGAGCCCGGCATCGAAGGCCTCGTGCACATCTCCGAGATGAGCTGGACGCGCAACGTCCGTCATCCCTCCAAGATCGTGTCGATCGGCGAAGCTATCGAGGCGGTGGTGCTCAAGGTCGACGAGACCGAAGAGAAGATCTCGCTGGGTATGAAGCAGACCGAGCAGGATCCGTGGGTTATCTTGCCGCTCAAGTACCCGGTGGGTACCCGTATCAACGGCAAGGTGCGCAACCTGACGTCGTTCGGCGCCTTCGTGGAAATCGAGCCGGGCATCGACGGCCTCATTCACATCTCCGATATGTCCTGGACCAAGCGTGTCCAGCATCCGTCGGAAGTGGTGAAGAAGGGTGATGCGGTGGATGTGGTCATCCTCAACATCGACAGCGAAAACAAGCGTATCTCGCTCGGCCTCAAGCAGGCCGAGGAAGATCCGTGGCTGCGCATCGGTGAGACCTACCCGGTGGGCACCGAGCTCCCGGGCAAGGTCGTGCGTCTCATGGACAAGGGCGTGGTCGTCGATCTCGGCAACGACATCGAAGGCTTCGTGCCGGTCAGCCAGCTCAACCCGGAAGGCACGGTCACCAATCCCGCGGACTTCGCGTGGGAAACGATGAACCTCGTCATGCGCGTGCTCGAGGTGGATCCCATCCACCGCCGGATCGTGCTGGCCGTGACGTCGGTGCCGGAAGAGCAGCCGCCCAAGCCCGCCGAGCCGAGCAAGGTGCACAGCTCGGAAGACGAACTCGGGCTGTAA
- the lysC gene encoding lysine-sensitive aspartokinase 3 produces MIVCKFGGTSVADAAAITRVVDIIAAKRGQQPVVVVSALGGATNMLLDIANKAAGGELLSALQLIEQLRDRHLREARTLLDGSPDADDVAVEVGATFDELAHLAEAFKTLGYLTPRSLDAVAAIGELLSSQIVAAAFRARGFDAVCVDARDVMRTNDFFTKAEPDVEEIARLAQERLVPLVLQERIPVMGGFVGATAARVTTTLGRGGSDYSASLVGAAIDATAIEIWTDVDGMLTADPRIIPEARLIERISFDEAAELAAFGAKVLHPATIAPAVQCGIPVYVFNSRNPAAKGTMIAFDAPRLPVRAIAGKRATTMVKLRSSRMLLAPGFLRRVFEVFETHRTSVDVVTTSEVSVSVTLDDATNLGAILQDLAAFGDVSVSPRAGLLAIVGAGIADGSQAIAQALAALGPIPVHMASLSATGINFTLVIDDDQVVAAMQRLHATFFEQPT; encoded by the coding sequence GTGATCGTCTGCAAGTTCGGTGGCACCAGCGTGGCCGACGCGGCGGCCATCACGCGCGTGGTTGACATCATTGCCGCCAAACGGGGGCAGCAGCCGGTCGTGGTGGTCTCGGCCCTTGGTGGCGCCACCAACATGCTGCTCGACATCGCCAACAAGGCGGCTGGCGGTGAATTGCTGTCCGCACTCCAGCTCATCGAACAGCTGCGCGATCGCCACCTCCGCGAGGCACGCACCCTGCTCGATGGTTCGCCTGACGCCGATGACGTGGCGGTCGAGGTGGGCGCCACCTTCGACGAACTCGCCCATCTCGCCGAGGCGTTCAAGACGCTTGGGTATCTCACGCCGCGATCGCTCGATGCCGTCGCGGCTATCGGCGAGTTGCTCTCCTCGCAGATTGTCGCGGCCGCCTTCCGCGCCCGCGGTTTCGATGCGGTCTGCGTGGACGCGCGTGACGTGATGCGCACCAACGATTTCTTCACGAAGGCCGAGCCGGACGTCGAGGAGATTGCGCGGCTTGCGCAGGAACGCCTCGTGCCCCTTGTGCTCCAGGAACGGATCCCGGTCATGGGCGGCTTCGTGGGCGCCACGGCTGCCCGTGTCACCACCACCCTTGGCCGCGGCGGTTCCGACTACTCGGCTTCGCTCGTGGGGGCGGCCATTGATGCCACGGCCATCGAGATCTGGACCGACGTGGATGGCATGCTCACGGCGGATCCCCGCATCATTCCAGAGGCGCGCCTCATCGAGCGCATCAGCTTCGACGAGGCCGCGGAATTGGCCGCCTTCGGGGCGAAGGTGTTGCATCCGGCCACCATCGCGCCGGCGGTGCAATGCGGTATCCCGGTGTACGTGTTCAACTCGCGCAACCCCGCCGCGAAGGGGACCATGATCGCCTTCGATGCGCCGCGACTTCCAGTCCGGGCCATTGCCGGCAAGCGCGCGACCACCATGGTCAAGCTGCGCTCATCGCGCATGTTGCTCGCCCCCGGGTTTCTGCGGCGGGTTTTCGAGGTGTTCGAGACCCACCGCACCTCGGTGGATGTGGTGACCACCTCCGAAGTTTCCGTGTCGGTGACGCTCGACGATGCAACGAATCTTGGCGCCATTCTGCAGGATCTCGCGGCATTCGGTGATGTGTCGGTGTCGCCGCGGGCCGGACTGCTGGCGATCGTCGGTGCGGGAATTGCCGACGGGAGTCAGGCCATTGCGCAGGCGCTCGCGGCCCTTGGCCCCATTCCCGTGCACATGGCGTCGCTGAGCGCCACGGGCATCAACTTCACGCTGGTCATCGACGATGATCAGGTCGTGGCGGCCATGCAGCGACTGCACGCGACCTTCTTCGAGCAGCCCACGTGA
- the asd gene encoding aspartate-semialdehyde dehydrogenase — MIPTSPRWPVAVLGATGAVGQAFIRLLDAHPWFDLVDVAASERSAGKRYGDAARWLEGRMPASVGALTVKNCTPDEIAAPIVFSALDSGVAGEVEAAFARAGRLVLSNAKNYRMADDVPLVIPEVNGDHLALLDRQRAQRGWRGAIVTNANCATTVMAAALAPLHEAFTVTKVFATTMQAVSGAGYPGVPSLDILGNVVPFINDEEPKIESELNKLLGRYDGERIVLADIVTSAHANRVPVEHGHTVCMSVAFATRPTPEQALAALRSWRGHEAVHGLPSAPEHALIVRDEADRPQPRRDVDAGRGMSTTIGRVRADTLFDLKLVAMSHNVVRGAAGGSILNAELLVKSGRLAELARP; from the coding sequence ATGATTCCCACTTCTCCTCGCTGGCCTGTCGCGGTACTTGGCGCGACGGGCGCCGTCGGTCAGGCGTTCATTCGTCTGCTCGACGCGCATCCCTGGTTCGATCTCGTCGACGTTGCCGCCTCCGAGCGCAGTGCGGGGAAGCGCTACGGTGACGCCGCGCGCTGGCTCGAGGGCCGCATGCCGGCCAGCGTTGGTGCGCTCACCGTGAAGAACTGTACGCCGGACGAGATCGCCGCACCCATCGTCTTCTCGGCGCTGGACTCCGGCGTGGCCGGCGAGGTGGAAGCCGCCTTCGCGCGTGCCGGTCGCCTAGTGTTGTCGAACGCCAAGAACTACCGCATGGCCGACGACGTGCCGCTCGTCATTCCCGAAGTGAATGGTGATCACCTGGCCCTGCTCGATCGTCAGCGTGCGCAGCGGGGATGGCGCGGCGCAATCGTGACGAACGCCAACTGCGCCACGACGGTCATGGCGGCTGCGCTCGCGCCCCTGCATGAGGCGTTTACCGTGACCAAGGTCTTCGCCACCACGATGCAGGCGGTCTCCGGTGCCGGCTATCCGGGCGTGCCCTCGCTCGACATCCTCGGCAATGTGGTGCCGTTCATCAACGATGAGGAACCGAAGATCGAATCGGAACTCAACAAGTTGTTGGGGCGCTACGACGGTGAACGCATTGTCTTGGCCGACATCGTGACCAGCGCGCACGCCAACCGGGTGCCCGTGGAGCATGGGCACACCGTGTGCATGTCGGTGGCCTTCGCCACCAGGCCGACCCCCGAACAGGCGCTGGCCGCGTTACGCTCGTGGCGTGGACATGAGGCGGTGCACGGACTGCCATCCGCCCCCGAGCACGCCCTTATCGTGCGCGACGAAGCCGATCGCCCGCAGCCGCGTCGCGATGTCGACGCGGGGCGCGGCATGTCCACCACCATCGGTCGGGTGCGGGCGGACACCCTGTTCGATCTCAAGCTCGTGGCCATGTCCCACAATGTCGTACGCGGCGCCGCCGGGGGGTCGATCCTCAACGCCGAATTGCTGGTGAAGAGCGGTCGCCTCGCGGAGCTCGCCCGCCCGTGA
- a CDS encoding 2,3,4,5-tetrahydropyridine-2,6-dicarboxylate N-succinyltransferase yields MALSVADLEARFNDPLLLDSGAPLVHDAQQLFDTAMAHLERGDIRAARRDDDGNWHAVAWVKRAILLGFRIGRVTEMSAASPFSFTDKHTYPPREFRLEHGVRIVPGGSTVRRGAYLAPNVVCMPPMYINVGAHVGRGTMVDSHALVGSCAQIGERVHLSAAAQIGGVLEPINASPVVIEDDVIVGGNCGVYEGTVVRSRAVLGAGVILTRGTPVYDLVKETVHRATGDHPLIIPEGAVVVPGARRVSSPFGEAQGLSLQTPVIVKYRDDKTDAATALEAWLR; encoded by the coding sequence ATGGCACTCTCCGTTGCCGATCTCGAAGCGCGTTTCAACGATCCTCTCCTGCTCGACAGCGGCGCGCCGTTGGTGCACGACGCGCAGCAGCTGTTCGACACGGCCATGGCCCATCTCGAGCGCGGCGATATCCGGGCCGCACGTCGTGACGATGATGGCAACTGGCATGCGGTAGCCTGGGTCAAGCGGGCCATTCTGCTCGGCTTTCGCATTGGACGCGTGACGGAGATGTCGGCGGCTTCGCCGTTCAGCTTCACGGACAAGCACACGTATCCGCCGCGTGAATTTCGGCTCGAGCACGGGGTGCGCATCGTGCCGGGCGGCTCCACCGTGCGGCGCGGCGCCTACCTGGCGCCGAACGTCGTGTGCATGCCCCCCATGTATATCAATGTCGGGGCCCATGTGGGACGCGGGACCATGGTCGATTCCCACGCGCTGGTGGGCAGTTGTGCGCAGATCGGCGAGCGGGTACACCTGAGCGCCGCGGCGCAGATCGGGGGTGTGCTCGAACCCATCAACGCCTCCCCGGTGGTGATCGAGGATGACGTGATCGTGGGCGGGAACTGCGGCGTGTACGAGGGCACGGTGGTTCGCAGCAGAGCCGTGCTGGGGGCCGGCGTCATTCTGACGCGCGGGACGCCGGTCTACGATCTGGTGAAGGAAACGGTTCATCGGGCCACGGGCGACCACCCGCTGATCATTCCGGAAGGGGCGGTGGTGGTGCCGGGGGCGCGCCGGGTGTCGTCGCCATTCGGCGAGGCGCAGGGGCTGTCGTTGCAGACACCGGTCATCGTGAAGTACCGTGATGACAAGACCGATGCCGCTACGGCGCTGGAGGCGTGGCTGCGTTGA
- a CDS encoding dihydrodipicolinate reductase C-terminal domain-containing protein: protein MTLIAARPVRVALVGMGRMGRALDALAAERSCEIVARLDSAEMSRGLSAADLHEAEVAIEFTTPASAIANTTALLALGCPVVVGTTGWNHELPVLEAAVQQHGGRALWSPNFSVGVQLFLSIVADAARRAREVAGFDLHIVETHHAAKTDAPSGTAMAIGERVEDGLGRAVPVSSIRVGSVPGTHEVLLDAAFEQISLRHEARDRRVFADGALAAARWLASPRLPAVYTMRDVLAPTPSLT, encoded by the coding sequence GTGACCCTGATTGCGGCGCGACCGGTGCGGGTGGCACTGGTGGGGATGGGACGCATGGGACGCGCGCTCGATGCGCTCGCCGCCGAGCGGAGCTGCGAGATCGTCGCGCGGCTCGACTCTGCCGAGATGTCGCGTGGTCTTTCGGCTGCGGATCTCCACGAGGCGGAGGTGGCGATCGAATTCACGACCCCCGCGTCGGCGATCGCCAATACCACGGCGCTGCTTGCCCTGGGCTGTCCGGTGGTGGTGGGCACGACGGGGTGGAATCACGAACTGCCCGTCTTGGAGGCCGCCGTGCAGCAGCATGGCGGTCGGGCGCTCTGGTCGCCCAACTTCTCGGTAGGGGTGCAGCTGTTTCTCTCCATCGTGGCGGACGCGGCGCGGCGGGCCCGCGAGGTCGCCGGCTTCGATCTGCACATCGTGGAGACGCATCACGCCGCCAAGACGGACGCGCCCTCAGGCACCGCCATGGCCATTGGGGAGCGGGTGGAGGACGGTCTCGGGCGCGCCGTGCCCGTATCCAGTATTCGCGTGGGGAGTGTTCCCGGTACCCACGAGGTGCTGCTCGATGCGGCCTTCGAGCAGATCTCCCTGCGACATGAAGCCCGGGACCGGCGAGTGTTTGCCGATGGCGCGCTGGCGGCGGCGCGCTGGCTCGCCTCACCGAGGCTACCTGCCGTCTACACCATGCGCGACGTGCTTGCCCCAACGCCATCCCTCACATGA
- the dapA gene encoding 4-hydroxy-tetrahydrodipicolinate synthase, translated as MNASRSTTLLHGCGTAIVTPFTVSGAVDEAALRALVEWQVGAGVHMVVPCGSTGEAATLTPLEHRRVVEITVEQVNGRIPVVAGAGSNDTQRAIATSREMQAIGATHLLHVTPMYNKPPQRALIAHFRAIADACDLPIVLYNVPGRTAVNMEAATTLTLAQDPRFVAVKEASGSLSQMATIVRERPSGFAVLSGDDSFTLALMAHGGEGVISVVSNVAPARMVALCEAMSRQELPLARQLDAALAPLVDACFVESNPIPAKAMLAMMGRVQDVVRAPLVPLADALRASVRDVLAQASLLS; from the coding sequence ATGAACGCCTCCCGGTCCACCACCCTGCTGCACGGCTGCGGTACCGCCATTGTGACGCCGTTCACGGTGTCCGGCGCCGTCGACGAGGCCGCGCTCCGGGCGCTGGTGGAATGGCAGGTGGGCGCCGGCGTGCATATGGTGGTACCGTGTGGATCCACCGGTGAGGCGGCCACCCTCACCCCTCTGGAACATCGCCGGGTGGTGGAAATCACCGTCGAACAGGTGAACGGCCGCATCCCGGTCGTCGCAGGCGCGGGGTCGAACGATACGCAGCGCGCCATTGCCACATCGCGGGAGATGCAGGCCATTGGGGCCACGCACCTGCTGCATGTGACGCCGATGTACAACAAGCCACCTCAGCGGGCGCTCATTGCGCACTTCCGGGCCATCGCCGATGCCTGCGACCTGCCGATCGTGCTGTACAATGTGCCGGGGCGTACGGCGGTCAACATGGAAGCGGCCACAACGCTGACGCTCGCGCAGGATCCGCGCTTCGTGGCGGTCAAGGAGGCCAGCGGAAGCCTGTCGCAGATGGCGACCATCGTTCGGGAGCGCCCGTCGGGCTTTGCCGTGCTCTCCGGCGACGACAGCTTCACGCTCGCGCTCATGGCGCACGGCGGAGAGGGCGTCATCTCGGTGGTCTCGAACGTGGCGCCGGCGCGCATGGTAGCGCTCTGCGAAGCCATGAGCCGTCAGGAGTTGCCACTGGCACGCCAACTCGATGCCGCGCTTGCCCCGCTGGTGGATGCCTGCTTCGTCGAATCGAATCCCATTCCGGCCAAAGCGATGCTGGCCATGATGGGACGCGTGCAAGATGTCGTGCGTGCTCCCCTTGTGCCGCTCGCCGATGCGCTCCGCGCGTCGGTGCGTGACGTGCTGGCGCAGGCGTCACTCCTCTCCTGA
- the aroA gene encoding 3-phosphoshikimate 1-carboxyvinyltransferase — protein sequence MSSLPRLTVQGTVRAPGDKSISHRALIFAAMADGPSRIRGILPSGDVHATAAALRAMGVDLPALSEDFVVRGRGLAALHSPEGALDCANSGTTTRLLAGLMAGLAGREARFEGDASLSRRPMRRVAGPLTQMGAHIRFEGPPGHDGLPLRVQGAPLTPIRYVNSHASAQVKGALLLAGLAAGVEVTVVEPVRSRDHSERMLRARGVALECTDTGVTLAAGQRVLPVDVSVPADPSSAAFFACLAALADDGELRIEDVCCNPTRTGAFDVLRRMGAHVRVEDERDVGGERLGTLIVQPARLVGTEIGGAEIPRCIDELPMLACLASRAEGVTVIRDAQELRVKESDRIRAVVDNLRVLGVQAEERPDGLRVVGSLRPLTGHVVTHGDHRLAMAFGVLGALPGNHLTIDDPGCVAVSYPGFWRDLTAATSQRSSVAVSGSPYTPLVIAIDGPAASGKSSTAQWVAKTLDVRHVDSGAFYRALAFLAVESGEPPEHWTAESLLGRASRISWRLTERSVLPLVDGRDQDESLRGSAVTKTVSRVAAMPAVREWVNGQVRAAGAAVDVVVDGRDIGTAVFPAAQLKVFLVADTWERARRRLVQRLGRRPTDAEIAEEAEALVARDAQDATQSAPARDAITIDTTTVTQAEQVERIVALARAARERLRR from the coding sequence TTGAGTAGCCTGCCCCGATTGACGGTGCAGGGCACCGTGCGCGCGCCGGGGGACAAGTCCATCAGCCACCGCGCACTCATATTCGCGGCCATGGCCGATGGCCCCTCCCGCATCCGCGGCATCCTGCCGTCGGGCGACGTGCACGCGACGGCCGCGGCGCTGCGCGCCATGGGAGTGGATCTGCCCGCCCTCAGCGAGGACTTCGTCGTGCGGGGGCGCGGGTTGGCCGCGTTGCACTCTCCCGAAGGCGCCCTCGATTGCGCCAACAGCGGAACCACCACGCGACTCCTTGCCGGGCTCATGGCCGGGCTGGCTGGACGAGAGGCCCGATTCGAGGGCGACGCCAGTCTCAGCCGTCGGCCAATGCGACGTGTCGCAGGGCCGCTCACGCAGATGGGCGCTCACATTCGGTTCGAGGGCCCTCCGGGGCATGACGGCCTTCCCCTGCGTGTGCAGGGCGCGCCACTCACGCCCATTCGATACGTCAACAGCCACGCCAGTGCGCAGGTCAAGGGCGCCCTGCTTCTGGCGGGGCTCGCGGCTGGCGTGGAAGTCACGGTCGTGGAGCCGGTGCGATCACGCGACCACAGCGAGCGCATGCTGCGCGCGCGCGGCGTGGCGCTCGAGTGTACCGACACCGGGGTCACGCTGGCGGCGGGGCAGCGGGTCCTCCCAGTCGACGTCTCCGTACCGGCCGACCCCTCCTCGGCCGCGTTCTTTGCCTGTCTGGCTGCGCTGGCCGACGACGGCGAGCTTCGGATCGAAGACGTCTGCTGCAATCCGACGCGCACCGGCGCGTTTGATGTCCTGCGACGCATGGGGGCCCACGTGCGTGTCGAAGATGAGCGGGACGTGGGTGGGGAGCGGCTCGGTACCCTCATCGTCCAGCCCGCACGTCTGGTGGGTACCGAAATTGGCGGCGCCGAGATCCCGCGCTGCATCGATGAGCTGCCCATGCTTGCCTGCCTGGCGTCACGAGCCGAGGGCGTCACCGTTATTCGTGATGCCCAGGAACTGCGCGTCAAGGAGAGCGACCGCATTCGGGCTGTCGTGGACAATCTCCGGGTGCTCGGGGTGCAAGCTGAGGAACGTCCAGACGGCTTGCGCGTGGTCGGCTCCTTGCGGCCACTGACTGGCCACGTGGTCACGCACGGTGATCACCGTCTGGCCATGGCCTTCGGCGTACTGGGGGCGCTGCCGGGGAATCACCTCACCATTGACGACCCCGGGTGCGTTGCCGTGTCGTATCCCGGCTTCTGGCGGGACCTGACGGCGGCCACGTCGCAGCGATCGTCGGTCGCAGTGAGCGGCAGCCCGTACACTCCGCTCGTAATAGCGATCGATGGGCCAGCGGCGTCCGGCAAGAGTTCCACGGCGCAGTGGGTGGCAAAGACACTCGACGTCCGTCATGTCGATTCCGGCGCCTTCTATCGGGCGCTTGCCTTTCTCGCGGTCGAGTCGGGCGAGCCGCCCGAGCATTGGACCGCGGAGTCACTGTTGGGGCGAGCCTCCCGGATCAGCTGGCGCTTGACCGAACGGTCGGTGCTCCCCCTGGTGGACGGACGTGATCAGGACGAATCGCTCCGGGGCAGCGCGGTGACCAAAACGGTGTCGCGGGTCGCCGCGATGCCTGCGGTGCGCGAGTGGGTGAACGGGCAGGTGCGGGCCGCCGGAGCCGCGGTGGATGTCGTGGTCGACGGCCGGGACATCGGAACGGCGGTGTTCCCGGCCGCCCAGCTCAAGGTGTTTCTCGTGGCGGACACCTGGGAACGCGCCCGTCGACGCCTCGTGCAGCGGCTTGGACGGCGCCCAACCGATGCCGAGATCGCCGAAGAGGCCGAGGCGCTCGTGGCGCGCGACGCGCAGGATGCGACCCAGAGCGCTCCTGCTCGCGATGCGATCACCATCGACACCACGACCGTCACGCAGGCGGAACAGGTGGAGCGAATCGTGGCGCTCGCCAGGGCAGCGCGAGAACGGCTGAGGCGCTGA
- a CDS encoding M20/M25/M40 family metallo-hydrolase: MSDVVTLATELLSIESTTGRERDAVDCVSRWCLSHGWTVSLQEVEPGRSNLWATRRGGGVTLSTHLDTVPPFVPPRLEGTRLYGRGACDAKGIAAAMMVAAQRLAEAGEDRVDLLFVVGEEKGSPGARAANRLAPTSRYLVNGEPTESKLAAGCKGAQRVIVRVRGKEAHSAYAHLGESALEAMLDLLPQLRALSLPTDPVLGVTTYNIGVLRAGTEANIVPGLAEAEIMIRLVGDVEPVRAAFTAWAADRAELVWGSHIPAQRFQTIPGFEVEPVAYTSDIPLLDRWGTPLLFGPGSIHVAHTPIEYIDVAELEASVDAYVRIVRTLLA, encoded by the coding sequence ATGTCCGACGTCGTCACACTCGCCACGGAACTGCTTTCCATCGAATCGACCACCGGCCGCGAGCGGGACGCGGTCGATTGCGTTTCGCGCTGGTGTCTCTCCCATGGCTGGACCGTATCGCTGCAGGAAGTCGAGCCAGGGCGCTCCAATCTGTGGGCTACGCGCCGTGGTGGCGGGGTCACCCTGTCCACGCATCTCGATACGGTCCCCCCGTTCGTTCCCCCCCGTCTCGAAGGCACGCGGCTGTATGGGCGCGGTGCCTGTGATGCCAAGGGAATTGCGGCGGCCATGATGGTGGCGGCCCAACGACTCGCGGAGGCAGGGGAAGACCGCGTCGACCTGCTCTTTGTGGTGGGGGAAGAGAAGGGGTCGCCCGGCGCGCGCGCCGCCAATCGTCTTGCCCCCACGAGCCGGTATCTTGTCAACGGCGAGCCCACGGAGAGCAAGTTGGCAGCCGGGTGCAAAGGGGCGCAGCGCGTCATTGTCCGTGTCCGCGGGAAGGAGGCGCATTCGGCCTATGCACATCTGGGGGAAAGCGCCCTCGAGGCCATGCTCGACCTGCTGCCGCAACTGCGGGCGCTCTCGCTGCCCACCGATCCCGTGCTCGGCGTAACCACGTACAACATCGGCGTCCTGCGTGCAGGCACTGAGGCCAACATCGTCCCGGGACTCGCGGAAGCCGAGATCATGATTCGGCTCGTCGGCGACGTGGAACCGGTGCGTGCGGCGTTCACGGCATGGGCAGCGGATCGGGCCGAGCTGGTGTGGGGGTCGCACATCCCGGCCCAGCGGTTCCAGACCATCCCCGGTTTCGAGGTGGAGCCGGTGGCGTACACCAGTGATATCCCGCTGCTCGATCGCTGGGGCACACCGCTCCTCTTCGGTCCCGGCTCCATCCATGTGGCCCACACGCCGATCGAGTACATCGATGTGGCGGAACTCGAGGCGTCGGTTGACGCCTATGTTCGCATCGTTCGCACCCTGCTCGCATGA